In one Zobellia galactanivorans genomic region, the following are encoded:
- a CDS encoding DUF6132 family protein, whose product MTRKLILFTALGIAVGAMAGYLYYSEIGCVSGTCAITSNPLNSTLYGAFMGGLLVNTFVKSPKK is encoded by the coding sequence ATGACACGAAAACTGATTTTGTTTACGGCCCTGGGCATTGCTGTGGGGGCAATGGCCGGTTACCTGTACTATTCGGAGATAGGTTGTGTTTCGGGCACTTGTGCCATTACCTCGAACCCTCTGAACAGTACCTTGTACGGGGCCTTTATGGGAGGTTTGCTGGTCAATACCTTTGTCAAGTCCCCTAAAAAATAG